Proteins encoded in a region of the Panicum hallii strain FIL2 chromosome 3, PHallii_v3.1, whole genome shotgun sequence genome:
- the LOC112885451 gene encoding uncharacterized protein LOC112885451, translated as MYNLPSWLCHKRKYIMLTILIQGPKAAGVDIDVFLEPLMEDMAKLWNEGVQIWDEYRQEYFNLRAIIFVTIHDSPGGATLSGQKTKGKNGCVVCVDGTASLYLKSSKKLVFMGHRRFLMKQHKYRKMKEEFNNELESEGCIRKGEKNKGEKRKRTDPSTDTTFKKQSIFFKYLPYWKDMEICHSIDLIHVTKNVFDSIIGTLLGMPSKTKDGLKSRQDLVDLQIRSELHLVDSGKGKPYLPPASYNLTVEEKTKICKCLRGIKVPTGFSSNISKLVRMKDLSLFGYNSHDCHMMMTVFLPIALERYLAVLKGYVRNRAHPEGSIMEGYTTEEVIESCIDYIRDGTMIGVPVPKHEGKLCGRGRMGRKTFRVEDYKIVHCAHGSVLQHLAIAEPYIEEHLDELRKENQNRTEDWIMREHKHHFSEWLMDKNIPSGDSLEEKTMRNLASGPSCLVTSWQAYDINGYTFYTKSKDMKSVVQNSGVRIDAFDLQGQKTTYFGFIEEIWELDYGPSLKIPLFRCQWVQHPGGVTVDNYGLTLVDLKKVGYKDDPWVLAECVAQVFYVLDPSNEKCHVVISGKQKIVGVQNVGDGDEEYNKYEEMSVFNGPKRIKRVEKKIDKNLKPYMRKNGSS; from the exons ATGTACAACCTTCCGTCATGGTTGTGTCACAAAAGGAAGTACATTATGTTGACTATTCTTATTCAAGGTCCGAAAGCAGCTGGTGttgatattgatgtgttcctggAACCTCTTATGGAAGATATGGCGAAGCTCTGGAATGAAGGAGTTCAAATATGGGATGAGTATCGCCAGGAGTATTTCAACCTAAGAGCAATTATATTTGTTACCATCCATGATTCTCCCGGGGGCGCCACACTTTCAGGGCAAAAGACCAAAGGAAAGAATGGTTGTGTAGTGTGCGTGGATGGAACTGCTTCCTTATACCTTAAATCATCCAAGAAGTTGGTGTTCATGGGACACAGACGGTTCTTGATGAAGCAGCATAAGTACCGAAAGATGAAAGAGGAATTTAACAATGAACTGGAAAGTGAAG GTTGTATtcggaaaggggaaaaaaacaaaggagaaaagagaaagagaactgACCCTTCAACTGACACAACTTTCAAGAAGCAATCTATTTTTTTCAAGTACCTCCCATACTGGAAGGATATGGAAATTTGCCACAGCATTGATTTGATACATGTAACAAAGAATGTTTTTGATAGCATCATTGGAACCTTACTGGGCATGCCGAGTAAGACAAAGGATGGACTTAAGTCACGCCAGGACCTAGTAGATCTTCAAATCAGATCGGAACTTCATCTAGTGGATAGTGGCAAAGGGAAGCCTTACCTTCCCCCAGCTAGCTACAACTTGACAGTTGAGGAGAAAACAAAAATTTGCAAATGTTTGCGTGGGATCAAAGTGCCCACAGGTTTCTCATCCAATATCAGCAAACTAGTTAGGATGAAGGACTTGTCTCTATTTGGTTACAACTCTCATGACTGCCATATGATGATGACGGTGTTCCTCCCAATTGCG TTGGAGCGGTACTTGGCAGTGTTAAAAGGTTATGTGCGAAATCGCGCTCACCCAGAGGGTTCAATCATGGAGGGATACACTACAGAAGAAGTGATTGAGAGCTGTATAGATTACATCAGAGATGGAACAATGATAGGTGTGCCTGTACCTAAACATGAGGGTAAACTATGTGGGAGAGGTAGAATGGGCAGGAAAACTTTCCGCGTCGAGGATTACAAGATAGTACATTGTGCTCATGGTAGTGTACTACAACATCTCGCGATAGCCGAGCCTTACATTGAGGAACACCTAGATGAGCTTCGTAAAGAAAATCAGAACCGCACAGAGGACTGGATCATGAGGGAGCACAAACATCATTTTAGCGAATGGTTAATGGACAAAAACATCCCATCTGGAGACTCTTTGGAAGAGAAAACAATGAGGAATTTGGCTTCTGGACCATCGTGTTTAGTGACATCATGGCAAGCATATGACATCAATGGGTACACATTCTATACTAAATCAAAAGACATGAAAAGTGTTGTGCAAAATAGCGGTGTTCGTATTGATGCTTTTGACCTACAGGGACAGAAGACCACATATTTTGGATTCATAGAGGAAATATGGGAACTTGATTATGGTCCGAGCTTGAAAATACCCTTATTTAGGTGCCAATGGGTACAACATCCCGGGGGGGTGACAGTGGACAACTACGGACTCACACTGGTAGACTTAAAGAAAGTAGGATATAAAGATGACCCGTGGGTTCTCGCCGAATGTGTtgcacaagtgttctatgtactCGATCCATCAAATGAGAAGTGCCATGTAGTTATTTCTGGAAAGCAAAAAATTGTTGGAGTTCAGAATGTGGGAGACGGAGATGAGGAATACAATAAGTATGAAGAGATGTCCGTCTTTAATGGTCCTAAGAGAATCAAGCGTGTGGAAAAGAAAATTGATAAGAACTTGAAGCCATACATGCGGAAAAAtggtagttcatga